The region CTCGTTATGGCTGCCAAACTGATTGCCATGAAGAGTCGAATGCTACTGCCTCAACAGGAAGAAGAATGGGATCCGTTAATGGATGAAGAAATGGACGAAGTAGACCCGCGGGAAGAGTTAATCCAACGGTTAATAGAATACCGAAAATACAAAGGTGTGGCCGAACAGCTAAGAGAAAAAGAAGTGGCTAGGAGCCAAGTCTATACCAGGCCAGCTGAGTCCATCACTCAAATGGAACATCAGGATGAGAACCCCGTAGCGAATGTGAGTTTATTTGACCTGCTAGATGCGTTTGAATCAGTGCTTGAAGACAAAGCAGCTTCAACCATATCTAAGATTGACCGAGAAGAAATTTCAATAGACGAGCGAATGTCTGAAATCATGACTTTGATAGAGTATAGAACCTCTGTCAGTTTCCGGCAATTATTCGAAGCCAAATGGAACAAAAATTATCTTATCGTGACGTTCCTCTCTCTATTAGAATTGATGAAAAAGAAAATGGTCATATGTCACCAGGATGCTTTGTTCTCAGACATCATGATTTCACTGTACTCGGAGGCGAAGTAGATTGGAAATAAACGAAATGAAATCCGTCATTGAGGGACTTATTTTTGTTTCAGGTGATGAAGGTATTGAATTAAAACAACTTGCAGATGTATTAGGACTTGATAAAAAAACAACCAAAGATTTAGTTGAAGAGATGAAACAAGAGTGGCAGAAACAGCGCCGGGGTGTCCAAATTATTGAAGTGGCAGGTACTTATCAAATGACAACCTTACAGGAGCATGCCCCTTACTTTGAAAAGCTTTCTGCCTCACCGACACACGCCACACTATCCCAAGCGGCATTGGAAACGTTAGCGATTATCGCATACCGTCAACCTATGACCAAAACAGAAGTAGAAGACATTCGCGGGGTAAAAAGTGATAAGGCCATCACCACATTGATGAAAAAATCGCTGATTAAGGAAGTTGGACGTATGGAAGGCATCGGACGTCCGATCCTGTATGGTACAACCAAGGCTTTTCTAGAGTATTTTGGCTTAAAAAATGTAGAAGACCTACCGATGTTGACGGACAGTACCAACTTGAAAGAAATCGAAGAAGAGGCTGACTTATTATTTAAAAAATAATATTAAACTGTATATGTTCATATCGTTATTTTCCTATTCAAGCATACCTTGGGTAGGGATTTTTTTATGTTCTAGAAGAAATGACAAGCCCATATACATGTACAAACAATGGGACAAGTGGAGGAAAAGCGATGAAAAGACATGATCGGGTAAGAAGTCGGAAGCGTCGTTACTTAATGATACTGCTAAGCTGCATACTACTGTTTACTGCTCAACCTCACATAGAAGCAAACAAGCCTTTTGAGGTTTCGGGTCATGCAGCCATTTTAATGGATGTGGAGTCGGGGCGTATTTTATACGAAAAGAATATAGACGAACAAATGCGCATTGCCAGTATCACAAAGATCATGACCGCCATCATTGCTATAGAGCAGGGAGTCTTAGACGACAAAGTTGAAACCACCAGTAACGCTTATAAAGTTGAGGGGTCATCCATATATCTTAAATTGGGAGAAAAGTTAACGCTAGAGGAAATGCTTTACGGGTTAATGCTACGCTCCGGTAATGATGCCGCAGTGGCGATCGCCGAACATATAGGGGGATCTGTGGAGGGGTTCGCTTTCTTGATGAATCAAAAAGCGGCGGAGCTTGGGATGTCACGTTCGGTATTTAATAACCCTCATGGTCTAGATTCGCATGAGGAACATTATTCTACTGCACGGGATATGGCTCTACTGACGGCTTACGCTATGAAAAATGAGACGTTTAGCGAGATTGTGAAATCAAAACATGCCTCGGCATCTCTTGAAGGTGAATCTTGGAACCGATCCTGGCGTAACAAGAATAAATTACTGAGAATGTATCCATACGCTGATGGTGTTAAAACGGGTTACACCCAACGAGCGGGACGAACATTAGTGTCTTCCGCAACAAAAGATGGGCATCGTCTCGTTGCGGTCACTCTGAACGCATCTGATGACTGGAACGATCATATGCGCATGTTCGAATACGGATTTGAAGTATATGACTCTGTTCCTCTAGCGATCAAAGGGGAAGAAATCGAACATAGGGAGCTAGCCCAACACAAAGGGACATTTAAAGTGATGAATGATTTATATTATCCGCTTTCGGAATCGGAAGACTATCGGAAAAGAATCGCCATACACCCCGCATTTGAGTCTGAGAAATTGGAAAGCATTCCTTACCCGGCTGGGTATATTCATTATTTCGTAGGTGAACACGAAGTTGGAAGAGTGCCTGTAGTATATACGCCCGAGAAACCAACGCCCGGTCTATGGCAGCACCTGAAAAATATATTTCTCCTAGTCGCCGGGGGGTTAGGGGGATAACATCTAACACGTCACTTAAGCTGGTAGGAGGGCATTCGTGTGGTTAACGTCATTTGGATGGGGCTCATTTTGATTGGGATTTTGGTTGCTGCCATCACGGGAAATATGGAAGCGATCAACGAAGCGGCATTTGAAGGGGCCAAGGTAGGGGTGACCATCTGTTTTGGTCTGATCAGTGTTTTGGTGTTTTGGTTAGGGATGATGAAAATCGCAGAAGAAGCAGGATTACTAAGGTTATTTGCTCGAGCACTGGGGCCCGTTGGCAGGTTCTTGTTCCCAGACGTACCTAAGGATTCACCCGCCATGGGATATATTTTATCTAATATGAGTGCGAATCTATTCGGATTAGGAAACGCAGCCACACCGATGGGGATAAAGGCCATGGAAGAGTTACAAAAGATTAATCCCAATAAAGATCAAGCATCACCAGCTATGATCACGTTATTAGCCCTAAATACCTCTAGTATCACCCTAATACCAACGACGATTATTGCCATTAGAATGAACTATGAATCAGCTAATCCTGTTGAAATCGTAGGTACAACAATACTAGCCACCATGTGCTCAACCGTGGTCGCGATTCTTTTGGATAAATGGTTTCGTTACCGAAACCGGCATCACATATAGGGAGATGTTTAAGTGAGACACGTAACCATTCAAAGATGGACCCTGAGGGTACAAGGTGACGAAGGTGATGAGACATAGTCGCCATAGTCGACGGTATAAAGGGGGATTTTAAGCATGTATAACATGGTCACAACCATATCTCTATGGGCTATTCCAGCTATTATTGTTCTGATCCTTCTGGCGGGGGCCGTGAACAGAGTGCCTGTCTATGAAACCTTCGTAGAAGGAGCAAAGGATGGCTTCGATACTGCAATCAAGATTATCCCTCATCTCGTTGGAATGATGGTGGCCGTTTCTATATTCCGTGCCTCAGGAGCATTGGATTATATTATCAAAGCGATTTCGCCCATACTCACCGCCCTACAAATTCCTGCGGAGATCGTCCCACTTGCGCTCATACGTCCGATATCTGGTACTGGGGCTTTAGCTATTACAACCAATATTATAGAAAACTTCGGTCCCGACTCGTTCCTAGGGAGGCTCGCTTCAACGATGCAGGGGAGTACAGACACAACGCTCTATGTTATGACCGTTTACTTTGGGGCAGTAGGGATAAGAAAGGTAGGGTATGCGTTAAAAGTAGGATTATGGGCTGACATAGCTGGGGCCGTGGCTGCGATTGTGATCGTCACACTCGTCTTTGGTTAAATAGGATAAATCTACTGTAGGACACTCATAAAGGGTGTTCTTTTTCATTTTTTCGTCAATCCTGAATAAGGGATGTCGCTTGAGTCTCACTTGTGGAACGGGTATCATGGACGTGAGGTGAAGACGTTGGAGAGATTACAGAAGATACTGGCGCGTTCAGGCGTCGCATCGAGAAGAAAGTCCGAGCAACTGATTCTAGAAGGTCGCGTGAGTGTTGACGGTCATACCGTGACTGAACTCGGGACCAAGGTAAATCCAGACCAGGTGGACATTAAAGTCGATGGACAACCTATAGTAGAAGAGTCAACTGTCTATTACTTATTTCACAAGCCAACAGGCGTTATCACAAGCGTACATGATCCTCAAGGGAGAAAAGTGGTCCTAGACTATTTTCAGGACATCAATCAACGCATTTATCCGATTGGAAGATTAGATTTTGACACGTCAGGGTTACTTCTTCTGACTAACGATGGTGCTCTTGCACATAAGCTGATGCATCCTTCGTTTCATGTCATCAAGGGATACCTTGCGACAGTGAGCAGACACCCCTCAGAAGCAGCGTTAGAGTGTTTAAGAAAAGGGGTGACGCTTGAAGATGGTCCTACTGCACCAGCAGAAGTGAAACGTATCAGTGATGACCATAAGCAGGTGCGGTCGACGATTAAAATTAGCATACACGAGGGACGTAACAGACAAGTGAGAAGAATGTTCGAGCAAATTGGACATCCTGTAATCAAACTACACAGAGAAACTTACGGTTTTTTGCAGTTACATAACCTCAAATCTGGGCAGTATCGTTCTCTCACACCGAAGGAGGTTAATAACCTGAAAGAGCTCGCTTCAAATCAGGCTTGACGTCACATAACTTTCACAAATCCCCCTGAAGGGTTGAGGTTTGTATCTAGTATAATGGACTTAGAAGAGGAAAAAAGGAGGGCGCAACAAGTGAGAGATAAACGTACGCTCTTGCGTTTTTCAGTTTTAATTGTCATTTTTCTGGCCCTTGGTAGTGCGTTTTATACTGCATATATGAGTGAACAAGGACCGTTACCCGTTGGGGAAGAGGTACCCGATTTTGAACTAGAAGCATTGGACGGCGACGTCGTTCGTTTAAGTGATTTTAGAGGAAAAGCAGTTTTCGTCAATTTTTGGGGAACGTGGTGTGAACCTTGTAAAGTAGAAATGCCACTTATGCAAGAATATTACGAGGAGAATGGAAATGAAGCGTTTGAAATATTGGCTGTCAACATACGAGAATCAGAACTAGCCGTCTCATCTTTCGTCAATAAGAGAGACCTTACTTTTCCTATTCTCTTAGACCGGCATAACAAGGTGACCAACTTATATAACGTGGGCACGCTACCGGCCTCTTATTTTATTGATGCCCAAGGACGTCTCGTTGATTACCATGTAGGCATGCTTGACGAAGAGTCCATAGAAGAATTGGTGGAAAGTGCAGTCAATGCACAGGAATCATAAGGCTTCAGACGTACGTTGGAAAGAACAGAACGGTTTCGGCAGCCCCGAAGGTTGCTTTGTAGCTAAAAGTAAAGCTATCCTATGGTCTTAGAGCAGAAAGTTGGTGAGTAACAGTGTTAGATCAAATTAAATGTGAATGTGGACATGCCAATCCACCAGGTACAGAAATTTGTGAGTCTTGCGGTAAACCCTTTGACGGGTCGGATGATTGGAATAAAACATTAAATATGAGGTACGAAGGTGCTGCTAGGCGCTCACAAACACATACAGCAACCGTCATTGATCATATATGGCATTTCTTTTCTTCAGTAAAGTACGCCGTCTGGATGATTGTCATTACCCTAATCGCTTCTATGTTTGGGACGATCTACCCTCAGCAATTATATATTCCTTCTAACGTAGATCCCTATGTCTATTACCAAGAGGAGTACGGTCAGCTAGGCTACGTCTATGTCTTATTTGGTTTTCATAATTTATACAGCTCTTGGTGGTATATCCTACTACTGACGATGATCGGAATATCATTGGTGATTTGTAGTATTGACCGTGTCGTGCCCTTGTATCGTTCACTCAAACGGCAAAGGGTGACGAAACATACGTCCTTTCTTAAGCGTCAGCGTATTTCAGGTCACACAGAGGTAGAAGACCATCAACAAGTCTTCTCCAAAGCGAAACAAGCACTAAAAGAAAAAGGCTATCGTGTACGCGCAGAAGAGCATGCCCTTATGGGTGAAAAAGGTAGATTCAGCCGATGGGGACCTTATGTCAACCATGTTGGGTTAATCATATTTTTAATTGCTATTTTGATCCGTATCTTACCCGGTTTCACTGTGGATGAGGATGTATGGGTCAGAGACGGAGAAACGGTGCCCGTCCTTGGGACGGATAACTACTACGTTGAAAGTAAAGGTTTCTACCTTGAGACGTATGAAGACGGGGATTTCCCAGCCTTAGAAGATGTGCGAGATAACCAACTCCTGCCGAAGGAATTTAGGACTGAAGCCGTCTTATACGAACAGATTGAAAATCCACAAACAGGGGAAAAGGAATTACAACAGGTCGCGGAACATTCGATTACTGTGAACGACCCTCTTGTACACGATGGCTTAAAATTATTCCAAGCGAACTATCGTTTGAACGAGTTTAGTGAATTTTCCTTTGATCTTGTGGACACAGAATCACAAGAGGCGCTTGGCAATATGAGTATTGACCTGCATGATCCTCAACCGACATATGAATTCGATAATGATATGACCGTTCACATTATACAGTACTTTCCAGACTTCGTGATGGGTGATGATGGTGAGCCAACCACTAGAAGCAGTGTACCCAACAATCCATCCTTCATTTTTGAGGTAGTCACGCCTGAAAATCCTGACGGGGAACGAAGCTGGGTTTTCTTAGGTAAAACGGTTGTAGAGCCTGGTGCAGATAATCGTTATGAATTAAAATTAAGTGACGTAAAGCTCAATAGTGTCTCAGGATTACTCGTGCGTCAGGACGTCAGTATTCCTTACGTCATTGTTGGCGGGATTATCGTTATGATCGGTTTGGTGATGGGCTTTTACTGGCAGCATAGACGTATTTGGCTCCAAGCTGATGGGCAGAACGTATGGATTGCAGCACACACCAATAAAAATTGGTTTGGGTTAAACAATGAAGTATCATTTGTGGTTGATCGAACAGGGATTCCGATAGATAAGGACGCCCTGGATAAGGAGGCAAAGCATGAACACACAACTGATTGAATTAAGTAATACTTTTCTCTTTATTGCCTTTTTTATCTACTTCTTAGCCGGCATCATCTTTTTCATTTCTGTAGTAGGAAGAAAATGGTCAAACCGTGATGCCGATGAACATAAGAGACAATGGGGGAGGTTTGGGCTCATACTCACCTATATGGGCTTGGGTCTGCACCTCGTTTTCTATATCCTCAGATGGACGGGGCAAGGCCACGCCCCAGTGAGTAACATGTTTGAATACATGCAGTTTCTGGCCATGATGACGGCGGTCGGATTTGTGATTATTCACAAGATCTATAAAATATTGTCCGTTGGTGTTTTCGTGCTACCGCTTGTGGTCACCCTTTTAGGCTGGGCTTCCGTTTTTGACAAAACCCCACAGCCATTAATACCTGCTTTACAAAGCATATGGTTAAAATTGCACGTATCAACCGTTGCTCTGTCTCAAGGCATTTTTGCCATATCATTTGCGGCAGGACTGATGTACATTATCCGCACCGTTAGTCAAAAAAGATTAGATAAGAAAACTTTCACACTAGAAGCGTTTCTAGCCATCGTGCTCATGCTCGTTGGATTTATTATCACCACATCAACGTTTAGCGGTATGGGGTACGAAGTCACCTTCGAATATACGAACGAAATAGATGAACTGCAGGAGCTTACGTATCATCTCCCTGCTATCGCTGGTCCTTACGATGGCTTTACAATGCTCTCTGAAAATCGTATGAACCCCATTATTCACACGCCGTCTTGGATGCAGGGGGTGGATGCGCCCCGTAAATTCAATACACTGATATGGTCTGTACTCTCAGGGCTTATCTTGTACGGTTTGTTGCTCCTGATCCTTCGTCGTAGGTTAGGGGCTGCTCTACAACCTTTATTATCTGAGATCAAACCGACGTTACTTGATGAAATGCAGTACCGTGGGATTGCCATCGCATTCCCTATCTTTACTTTAGGCGCTTTGATCTTTGCGATGATTTGGGCAGAAGAAGCATGGGGACGTTTCTGGGGTTGGGACCCTAAGGAAGTTTGGGCCTTGATTACTTGGCTATTCTATAGTGCTTATCTACACTTAAGGTTATCAAAAGGCTGGCATGGCTCAAAGTCGGCATGGCTAGCCGTTACAGGTTTTATTATCATTATGTTTAACCTCGTGTTTGTGAATCTCATTATTGCTGGATTGCACACCTATGCGTCTGGAGGATGATAGTAATGGAAAATGAAGTACGTATACTTGTTGTTGATGACGAAGAAAGAATACGTCGGTTGTTGAAGATGTATTTAGAAAGAGAAGGGTACATCATCGAGGAGGCGGAAAATGGGGAAGAGGCCTTAGATAAGGCATTACAGGTTGATTATGACTGTATTTTACTCGACTTAATGATGCCTGGCATGGATGGTGTAGAGGTTTGTGAAAAACTTCGGGAGAAAAAAGCCACACCTGTCATTATGATCACCGCTAAGGGTGAAGAAACGAATCGTGTGCAAGGGTTTGAAGTAGGGACTGACGATTATGTTGTCAAACCATTTAGCCCTCGGGAAGTGGTCTTTCGGGTTAAAGCCGTCCTGCGCCGTTCATCACCAACGGCTTTTCTAGACATCGAGCAAGGCTCAGCGAATGTGATCGTCTTCCCACACATCACCATTGACCAGGATGCGCATCGTGTCACCTCACACGGTGAAGAAGTCAGTCTCACACCGAAAGAGTATGAACTGCTTCTCTACCTTGCGAGTTCTCCAAATAAAGTATACTCACGAGAACAGCTCTTGAAAGATGTGTGGCAATATGAGTTTTTTGGGGATCTACGTACAGTCGATACGCATATCAAACGACTCAGAGAAAAACTTAATAAATTTTCAACTGAAGCCGCAGATATGATTTCTACCGTATGGGGTGTAGGCTATAAGTTAGAGGTTCCGACAGAGTGAACGTTCTCTGGCGGAGTGTGGTTGGTAAACTATGGATGACGATTATCGGGTTGGTGACCGTTGTCCTGTTAATCCTGACCATGTTATTAGTGCAGTTCTTCGATGGCTTCTACTATGATCAGCATTCCGAAAACCTGAAAACAATGGCTAATAAAGTATCGGTCATTTTTGAAACGTACGATGATAAAAATCGGGCTTTACAAACGGCGAAAGAGCTAGTAGAGGTGTCAAGAACAAGTCTAACCGTCCTCGCCCCAGGCGGTATTGTACAAGAATCTTTTGACGAGAGAGTACAAGATATTCACCCTCAAGTATTTGTGAGCGACCCTCAATTACAAAGGGTGTTTGAAGAAGGGATTCCCATTGTTGAAAGGGGACACTTCTCCGTCACCAATACTGAAGAAGAGATCTTTGAAATTGACGGGATTATCGTCGGTGTCCCCTTGATAATGAATGGCCAGCAGAGCGGAGCGGTCTATCTTTATCAAAGTCTTGAAGTGATTAACAAGACCACGAATGAAGCTAAGAAGCTGATTCTATACGCGGCGGGTATCGCCATTGTTCTCACCACTGTGTTCGCTTTTTTCCTATCCACTCGCATTACCGCACCATTGAGACAGATGAAATCGGCTGCTGTTCGTATGGCAGAAGGTGATTTTAAATCACGCGTATCGCACTTGACCAATGATGAGATCGGTGACCTCTCCCATACCTTTAATCATATGGCCGCACAACTTAATGACTCTATTCACGCTCTATCGCAAGAAAAAGAACAATTATCTAACATATTGAGGAGTATGGCAGATGGGGTCATGACGCTTGACGATAAAGGAAACGTCGTTTTGATGAACCCTCCGGCAGAAAACATGCTCAATACATGGCGTTATGAAGAGAGTGTCACCAACAAAGAGGCTTTACCTAAGGTTTTTATGAATATATATGAAAAGGTTATTGAAACAGAAGAGGAACATGTTGGTGCCATTTCAGCTCAAGGCCGGTACTGGACCATTATCATGGCACCATTATACAACAAAGAAGTGATTCGAGGGGCTGTCGCCGTTATTCGAGATATGACGGACGAAAAAAGATTAGATAAACTACGTAAAGACTTTCTAGCTAACGTCTCTCACGAATTACGAACCCCCTTATCCATGATGCAAGGATACAGTGAGGCGCTTGTTGATGATATTGTGGCCTCTCCAGAAGAGCGAAAGGAACTATCAAGTATTATCTATGATGAGTCTGTGCGCATGGGACGGCTAGTCAACGAGCTCCTCGATTTAGCCCGTATGGAGGCTGGGCATGTGGAGTTGAAGCTTGAAAAAGTAGAGGTCGATCCTATTATCCAAAAAACAATCAAGAAATTCATCAACTTAGCGAAAGAACAGGAGGTTGTTTTAGAAAGCAACCTCGTCAATACAGAACATTTGTATGAGGTTGATGCGGACCGTCTAGAGCAAATCCTTACGAACCTTATAGATAATGCCATTCGTCATACCTCTAAACATGGTTATGTGACGGTTTCATCTCATGAGGATGACCAGTACCTTTATTTATCCGTAAGAGACAATGGAGATGGTATCCCTGAAGAAGACCTGCCGTTTATTTTTGAACGATTTTATAAAGCAGATAAAGCTCGGACGAGAGGAAAGTCTGGTAAAGGAACAG is a window of Caldalkalibacillus salinus DNA encoding:
- a CDS encoding segregation and condensation protein A produces the protein MNIKVHTFEGPLDLLLHLIDQAEVDIYDISVAEITDQYMAYIHKMQQLELEIASEFLVMAAKLIAMKSRMLLPQQEEEWDPLMDEEMDEVDPREELIQRLIEYRKYKGVAEQLREKEVARSQVYTRPAESITQMEHQDENPVANVSLFDLLDAFESVLEDKAASTISKIDREEISIDERMSEIMTLIEYRTSVSFRQLFEAKWNKNYLIVTFLSLLELMKKKMVICHQDALFSDIMISLYSEAK
- the scpB gene encoding SMC-Scp complex subunit ScpB; the encoded protein is MEINEMKSVIEGLIFVSGDEGIELKQLADVLGLDKKTTKDLVEEMKQEWQKQRRGVQIIEVAGTYQMTTLQEHAPYFEKLSASPTHATLSQAALETLAIIAYRQPMTKTEVEDIRGVKSDKAITTLMKKSLIKEVGRMEGIGRPILYGTTKAFLEYFGLKNVEDLPMLTDSTNLKEIEEEADLLFKK
- a CDS encoding D-alanyl-D-alanine carboxypeptidase family protein; protein product: MKRHDRVRSRKRRYLMILLSCILLFTAQPHIEANKPFEVSGHAAILMDVESGRILYEKNIDEQMRIASITKIMTAIIAIEQGVLDDKVETTSNAYKVEGSSIYLKLGEKLTLEEMLYGLMLRSGNDAAVAIAEHIGGSVEGFAFLMNQKAAELGMSRSVFNNPHGLDSHEEHYSTARDMALLTAYAMKNETFSEIVKSKHASASLEGESWNRSWRNKNKLLRMYPYADGVKTGYTQRAGRTLVSSATKDGHRLVAVTLNASDDWNDHMRMFEYGFEVYDSVPLAIKGEEIEHRELAQHKGTFKVMNDLYYPLSESEDYRKRIAIHPAFESEKLESIPYPAGYIHYFVGEHEVGRVPVVYTPEKPTPGLWQHLKNIFLLVAGGLGG
- a CDS encoding nucleoside recognition domain-containing protein, whose amino-acid sequence is MVNVIWMGLILIGILVAAITGNMEAINEAAFEGAKVGVTICFGLISVLVFWLGMMKIAEEAGLLRLFARALGPVGRFLFPDVPKDSPAMGYILSNMSANLFGLGNAATPMGIKAMEELQKINPNKDQASPAMITLLALNTSSITLIPTTIIAIRMNYESANPVEIVGTTILATMCSTVVAILLDKWFRYRNRHHI
- a CDS encoding spore maturation protein, whose protein sequence is MYNMVTTISLWAIPAIIVLILLAGAVNRVPVYETFVEGAKDGFDTAIKIIPHLVGMMVAVSIFRASGALDYIIKAISPILTALQIPAEIVPLALIRPISGTGALAITTNIIENFGPDSFLGRLASTMQGSTDTTLYVMTVYFGAVGIRKVGYALKVGLWADIAGAVAAIVIVTLVFG
- a CDS encoding pseudouridine synthase, with protein sequence MERLQKILARSGVASRRKSEQLILEGRVSVDGHTVTELGTKVNPDQVDIKVDGQPIVEESTVYYLFHKPTGVITSVHDPQGRKVVLDYFQDINQRIYPIGRLDFDTSGLLLLTNDGALAHKLMHPSFHVIKGYLATVSRHPSEAALECLRKGVTLEDGPTAPAEVKRISDDHKQVRSTIKISIHEGRNRQVRRMFEQIGHPVIKLHRETYGFLQLHNLKSGQYRSLTPKEVNNLKELASNQA
- the resA gene encoding thiol-disulfide oxidoreductase ResA, coding for MRDKRTLLRFSVLIVIFLALGSAFYTAYMSEQGPLPVGEEVPDFELEALDGDVVRLSDFRGKAVFVNFWGTWCEPCKVEMPLMQEYYEENGNEAFEILAVNIRESELAVSSFVNKRDLTFPILLDRHNKVTNLYNVGTLPASYFIDAQGRLVDYHVGMLDEESIEELVESAVNAQES
- the resB gene encoding cytochrome c biogenesis protein ResB, encoding MLDQIKCECGHANPPGTEICESCGKPFDGSDDWNKTLNMRYEGAARRSQTHTATVIDHIWHFFSSVKYAVWMIVITLIASMFGTIYPQQLYIPSNVDPYVYYQEEYGQLGYVYVLFGFHNLYSSWWYILLLTMIGISLVICSIDRVVPLYRSLKRQRVTKHTSFLKRQRISGHTEVEDHQQVFSKAKQALKEKGYRVRAEEHALMGEKGRFSRWGPYVNHVGLIIFLIAILIRILPGFTVDEDVWVRDGETVPVLGTDNYYVESKGFYLETYEDGDFPALEDVRDNQLLPKEFRTEAVLYEQIENPQTGEKELQQVAEHSITVNDPLVHDGLKLFQANYRLNEFSEFSFDLVDTESQEALGNMSIDLHDPQPTYEFDNDMTVHIIQYFPDFVMGDDGEPTTRSSVPNNPSFIFEVVTPENPDGERSWVFLGKTVVEPGADNRYELKLSDVKLNSVSGLLVRQDVSIPYVIVGGIIVMIGLVMGFYWQHRRIWLQADGQNVWIAAHTNKNWFGLNNEVSFVVDRTGIPIDKDALDKEAKHEHTTD
- the ccsA gene encoding cytochrome c biogenesis protein CcsA; amino-acid sequence: MNTQLIELSNTFLFIAFFIYFLAGIIFFISVVGRKWSNRDADEHKRQWGRFGLILTYMGLGLHLVFYILRWTGQGHAPVSNMFEYMQFLAMMTAVGFVIIHKIYKILSVGVFVLPLVVTLLGWASVFDKTPQPLIPALQSIWLKLHVSTVALSQGIFAISFAAGLMYIIRTVSQKRLDKKTFTLEAFLAIVLMLVGFIITTSTFSGMGYEVTFEYTNEIDELQELTYHLPAIAGPYDGFTMLSENRMNPIIHTPSWMQGVDAPRKFNTLIWSVLSGLILYGLLLLILRRRLGAALQPLLSEIKPTLLDEMQYRGIAIAFPIFTLGALIFAMIWAEEAWGRFWGWDPKEVWALITWLFYSAYLHLRLSKGWHGSKSAWLAVTGFIIIMFNLVFVNLIIAGLHTYASGG
- a CDS encoding response regulator transcription factor, which produces MENEVRILVVDDEERIRRLLKMYLEREGYIIEEAENGEEALDKALQVDYDCILLDLMMPGMDGVEVCEKLREKKATPVIMITAKGEETNRVQGFEVGTDDYVVKPFSPREVVFRVKAVLRRSSPTAFLDIEQGSANVIVFPHITIDQDAHRVTSHGEEVSLTPKEYELLLYLASSPNKVYSREQLLKDVWQYEFFGDLRTVDTHIKRLREKLNKFSTEAADMISTVWGVGYKLEVPTE
- a CDS encoding ATP-binding protein, whose translation is MVGKLWMTIIGLVTVVLLILTMLLVQFFDGFYYDQHSENLKTMANKVSVIFETYDDKNRALQTAKELVEVSRTSLTVLAPGGIVQESFDERVQDIHPQVFVSDPQLQRVFEEGIPIVERGHFSVTNTEEEIFEIDGIIVGVPLIMNGQQSGAVYLYQSLEVINKTTNEAKKLILYAAGIAIVLTTVFAFFLSTRITAPLRQMKSAAVRMAEGDFKSRVSHLTNDEIGDLSHTFNHMAAQLNDSIHALSQEKEQLSNILRSMADGVMTLDDKGNVVLMNPPAENMLNTWRYEESVTNKEALPKVFMNIYEKVIETEEEHVGAISAQGRYWTIIMAPLYNKEVIRGAVAVIRDMTDEKRLDKLRKDFLANVSHELRTPLSMMQGYSEALVDDIVASPEERKELSSIIYDESVRMGRLVNELLDLARMEAGHVELKLEKVEVDPIIQKTIKKFINLAKEQEVVLESNLVNTEHLYEVDADRLEQILTNLIDNAIRHTSKHGYVTVSSHEDDQYLYLSVRDNGDGIPEEDLPFIFERFYKADKARTRGKSGKGTGLGLSIVKHLVEAHGGQIQAHSKAGEGTTFSIQLPKA